One Thioclava electrotropha DNA segment encodes these proteins:
- a CDS encoding MORN repeat-containing protein — protein sequence MAGAQLRIATLAVLIGWTAQIAPAQEVITKQYDDGGLYEGTFTDGKQDGYGSYKLPSGYEYEGQWVMGEIKGKGRARFPNGSIYEGEFDHGKPNGKGKITFADGGTYEGDWLNGQITGTGTAHYANGSVYEGQFRNAMHDGKGTLESANGYRYEGDWLGGVKQGNGKITYPDGSTYEGQMAHGQRDGTGTLTMADGLTYVGDWKAGQMNGRGKLTQPNGDVYEGQMVNGKRHGAGKVTYANGDTYEGEFLLDKRHGTGTFRGKDGYVYTGQWKEGRIEGQGKVQYPDGSVYEGSFKNDLPDGQGKITYPDGSSYEGGWAHGVIQGTGTARYANGLVYEGEFKNARNDGKGKMTYPDGYSYEGDWVNGQREGQGTARYADGTTYEGAFKNGQRDGTGKLTMPDGFTYEGEWRNGAIDGQGRATYANGDTYVGSFSNGKREGQGTMTYASGNVASGEWSNDKLQDTSAPATQPTPDASAETPPAPANEPATAEPSAN from the coding sequence CCTTCACCGATGGCAAGCAGGACGGCTATGGCAGCTACAAGCTGCCCTCGGGCTACGAATACGAAGGCCAATGGGTGATGGGCGAGATCAAGGGCAAGGGCCGCGCGCGCTTCCCCAATGGCTCGATCTACGAGGGCGAGTTCGACCACGGCAAACCCAACGGCAAGGGCAAGATCACCTTCGCCGATGGCGGCACCTATGAGGGCGACTGGCTCAACGGTCAGATCACCGGCACCGGCACCGCGCATTACGCCAACGGCTCGGTCTATGAGGGCCAGTTCCGCAACGCGATGCATGACGGCAAGGGCACGCTGGAGAGCGCGAACGGCTATCGCTACGAGGGCGACTGGCTGGGCGGCGTCAAGCAGGGCAACGGCAAGATTACCTATCCCGACGGCTCCACCTATGAGGGCCAGATGGCGCATGGCCAGCGCGACGGCACCGGCACGCTCACCATGGCGGACGGGCTGACCTATGTCGGCGACTGGAAGGCCGGGCAGATGAACGGTCGCGGCAAGCTGACCCAACCCAATGGCGATGTCTACGAAGGCCAGATGGTCAACGGCAAGCGCCACGGCGCGGGCAAGGTCACCTATGCCAATGGCGACACCTATGAGGGGGAATTCCTGCTCGACAAGCGCCACGGCACCGGCACGTTCCGCGGCAAGGACGGCTATGTCTATACCGGCCAATGGAAAGAGGGCCGCATCGAGGGTCAGGGCAAGGTGCAGTACCCCGACGGCTCGGTCTATGAGGGCAGCTTCAAGAACGACCTGCCCGACGGTCAGGGCAAGATCACCTATCCCGACGGCTCCAGCTACGAGGGCGGCTGGGCGCATGGCGTCATTCAGGGCACCGGCACCGCGCGCTACGCGAACGGGCTCGTCTATGAGGGCGAGTTCAAGAACGCGCGCAATGACGGGAAGGGCAAGATGACCTACCCGGACGGCTACAGCTACGAAGGCGACTGGGTGAACGGGCAACGCGAGGGCCAAGGCACCGCGCGCTATGCGGACGGCACGACCTATGAGGGCGCGTTCAAGAACGGCCAGCGCGACGGGACCGGCAAGCTGACCATGCCCGACGGTTTCACCTATGAGGGCGAGTGGCGCAACGGCGCGATCGACGGGCAAGGCCGCGCGACCTATGCCAATGGCGACACCTATGTGGGCAGCTTCTCGAATGGCAAACGCGAGGGGCAAGGCACGATGACCTATGCCTCCGGGAATGTCGCGAGCGGCGAATGGTCGAATGACAAGCTGCAGGACACCAGCGCGCCTGCGACCCAGCCGACGCCCGATGCCAGCGCCGAGACCCCGCCGGCCCCGGCGAACGAACCGGCCACGGCGGAGCCTTCCGCGAACTGA
- a CDS encoding cryptochrome/photolyase family protein: MTKLIAVLGDQLSHDGAALRCGDKEADVVVMAEVREEATYTGHHKQKLALTFAAMRRFADELERDGWQVRYTKLTDDDNAGSLVGEFARRAEEEGAEEVVTLAPGEWRLRQAFESAPLKIRQLPDDRFICSEKRFADWAEGRKELRMEWFYREMRRETGLLMEGDDPAGGEWNFDKENRKPAQPDLFREPAPTFRKDALVQEVLEMVEAEFPDNFGSLDEFNWPVSRAQAERALEYFIAHNLRDFGTYQDAMLAEDRLLHHSILSSSINLGLLSPLEVCKAAEEAYKAGDAPINSVEGFIRQILGWREYMRGIYFLEGPDYTSRNALNHKRDLPWFYWSGETDMACMKAAIGQTRDLAYAHHIQRLMVTGNFALLAGIDPRQVQDWYLAVYIDAYEWVEAPNTAGMSQFADGGVVASKPYISSGAYIDKMSDYCAGCAYDVKAKDGEKACPFNSLYWHFLDRHRDRFEGNPRMGLVYRNWDKQQKETREAKLKTAEAVLAKLDRGEAL, from the coding sequence ATGACTAAGCTGATCGCGGTGCTGGGCGACCAGCTCAGCCATGATGGCGCGGCTTTGCGCTGTGGCGACAAGGAAGCGGATGTGGTCGTGATGGCCGAGGTGCGCGAGGAAGCCACCTATACCGGCCATCACAAGCAGAAGCTGGCGCTGACCTTCGCCGCCATGCGCCGCTTCGCCGACGAGTTGGAGCGCGACGGCTGGCAGGTTCGCTATACGAAGCTGACCGACGACGACAACGCGGGCTCGCTGGTGGGCGAATTCGCCCGCCGCGCCGAGGAGGAGGGGGCCGAGGAGGTCGTGACGCTCGCCCCCGGCGAATGGCGGCTGCGGCAGGCCTTCGAGAGCGCGCCGTTGAAAATCCGGCAACTGCCCGACGACCGCTTCATCTGCTCCGAAAAACGCTTCGCCGACTGGGCCGAGGGGCGCAAGGAATTGCGCATGGAATGGTTCTACCGCGAGATGCGCCGCGAGACGGGCCTTTTGATGGAGGGCGACGATCCGGCGGGTGGTGAGTGGAACTTCGACAAGGAGAACCGAAAGCCCGCCCAGCCCGACCTGTTCCGTGAACCCGCGCCGACCTTCCGCAAGGATGCGCTGGTGCAGGAGGTGCTCGAGATGGTCGAGGCGGAATTTCCGGACAATTTCGGATCGCTCGACGAATTCAACTGGCCGGTCAGCCGCGCGCAGGCCGAACGCGCGCTGGAGTATTTCATCGCCCATAACCTGCGCGATTTCGGCACCTATCAGGATGCGATGCTGGCCGAGGACCGGCTGCTGCATCACTCGATCCTGTCGTCGAGCATCAATCTCGGGCTGCTCTCTCCGCTGGAGGTCTGCAAGGCCGCGGAAGAGGCCTACAAGGCCGGCGATGCGCCGATCAATTCGGTGGAAGGCTTCATCCGGCAGATCCTCGGCTGGCGCGAATATATGCGCGGGATCTACTTCCTTGAGGGGCCCGATTACACCTCGCGCAATGCGCTCAACCACAAGCGCGATCTGCCGTGGTTCTACTGGTCGGGCGAGACCGACATGGCCTGTATGAAGGCCGCGATAGGGCAGACCCGCGATCTGGCCTATGCGCATCACATCCAGCGTCTGATGGTCACAGGCAATTTTGCGCTGCTGGCCGGGATCGACCCGCGCCAAGTGCAGGATTGGTATCTCGCGGTCTATATCGACGCCTATGAATGGGTGGAGGCGCCCAATACGGCTGGGATGAGCCAGTTCGCGGATGGCGGGGTGGTGGCCTCGAAGCCCTACATTTCCTCGGGTGCCTATATCGACAAGATGTCGGATTACTGCGCGGGCTGCGCCTATGACGTGAAGGCGAAGGACGGCGAGAAAGCGTGCCCGTTCAACAGCTTGTACTGGCATTTCCTCGACCGGCATCGCGACCGGTTCGAGGGCAATCCGCGCATGGGGCTGGTCTATCGCAACTGGGACAAGCAGCAGAAAGAGACCCGCGAGGCCAAGCTGAAGACAGCGGAGGCGGTGCTCGCAAAGCTCGACAGGGGCGAGGCGCTGTAA
- a CDS encoding SDR family NAD(P)-dependent oxidoreductase, with the protein MVTRNAIVTGAARGIGRAITEALLDRGWQVAALDLDIDPLEAREGLEAIRCDLGSEDDIRAAVAEAGFETLDLLVNNGGPANPECGPLEELTLEAWHRWIDPHLTGTFLMTREALPALRKGQGAVVNMASTRALQSEPDTFAYAAAKGGVTSLTHAMAVSLGPEVRVNAIAPGWINSSGEALSEEDHAQHPVGRVGTPKDIAEAVLYLADAGFVTGQVMVVDGGMTRKMIYD; encoded by the coding sequence ATGGTAACCCGAAACGCCATCGTCACCGGCGCCGCACGCGGGATCGGCCGCGCGATCACCGAGGCGCTGCTGGATCGCGGCTGGCAGGTCGCGGCGCTCGATTTGGATATCGATCCGTTGGAGGCACGCGAAGGCTTGGAGGCGATCCGCTGCGATCTTGGGAGCGAGGATGACATTCGCGCCGCCGTCGCGGAGGCCGGGTTCGAGACGCTCGATCTCTTGGTGAATAATGGCGGTCCGGCCAATCCCGAATGCGGACCGCTGGAGGAGCTGACGCTGGAGGCGTGGCACAGGTGGATCGATCCGCATCTCACCGGCACGTTCCTGATGACGCGTGAGGCTCTGCCCGCCTTGCGCAAGGGGCAGGGGGCGGTGGTCAACATGGCGTCGACCCGCGCGCTGCAATCCGAGCCCGACACCTTCGCTTACGCGGCGGCGAAGGGCGGCGTCACGTCGCTGACCCATGCGATGGCGGTGAGCCTTGGCCCGGAAGTTCGGGTCAACGCCATCGCGCCCGGCTGGATCAATTCGAGCGGCGAGGCCCTGAGCGAAGAGGATCACGCGCAGCATCCGGTGGGCCGGGTCGGCACGCCGAAGGACATTGCCGAGGCCGTCCTCTACCTCGCGGATGCGGGCTTCGTGACGGGGCAGGTGATGGTCGTCGACGGCGGTATGACGCGGAAGATGATCTATGACTAA